The region CTGTCTATCTGAATGAAATCAAATTGATGATTCCAAATCTGAGTAAGGTCAAGGTTGTAATTAACCTGACGAATCGCCTCTATAGCAGGGTCGTAGATTCCATGAACTCTGGCCCATTCAACAAACCATATATTGGCAACACCAAAAAAGACAAGGTGATGGCCAAGGATAAATGTTTGGTTGTCTGGATTGTCCCATTCAAGCTTAAACCTAGCTGCTTGACGGTGCTCAGGACGACCATCAGCAAATAAACCTGAAGAATTCTGAGTATCTTCACTAAAGATAACTGAGTGTAAAAGTCCAGCAAGTGCATAAACGAATGAGCAAATCAGATGAAAAATACCAACGAAGGCAACATCTTGACCTGTCCAAGCTCCTGCTTGGTCAAAACCAATACCCAAGGAAGCTAAATGAGGGATACTCACCATCCCTTGATGTCCCATTGGGATATCTGGGTTGAAGCGTGCAAGTTCCCATAGGGTGTTTGCACCAGCTGTAAAAGCAATTAATCCTGTATGCGCAACATGTGAGCCTATAAATCGACTTGACTTGTTGGTTACTACAGAGTTACCAACCCACCACCCGTAAGTGGGGTCTGGATTTCCATAGGTTTGCATAGGTTTTAGAAAAGTATTTTAAAAACTTCCCAGAGATTACAGTCATTTTGCGAATGAAGGGTAAGTAGTTCAACATCCGTAAAAAAGATGAATAACATAAAAATGATTCGACTTAAAGGCTATGACTCTTTTTCTTGGGATAATTGAAGAAAACCTAGCCAAAGAAATCTTGGATTACTTAAATCAAATTGCTCAGCTATGGGCAAGACCTATATCTAAAGTTCTAAAACCTCATACAATTTATCTATGAAATTAATACGATGATTTAAAGTCTGCGCACCAAACTTCTTTTGTTGCTGCTTTAAAATAGTAGAGGCCTTATCGCCAAATGCCTTTTGAATAAACTCTTTATCTTCTGAGATCCATTGAGAAAAAATATGTTCTTCAATCTCAACATGAAACTGAATGCCATACGAGCAAGGCGGAATACAAAAAAACTGTTCTGCACAAATATCGCTACTAGCAATTAATTGGGCCCCCTCAGGCAAAATAATTCTGTCTCCATGCCAATGCAAAACCTTTGGTCTTAAATCACCTGAAAAGTTAAATGGATTATTTGCATTAATGAAATAAATTGAACCCCACCCAACTTCTAACCCTTCTTTTTTGTTCTTTCCTAGAGTTAATCGCTCCACTTTACCTCCTGCAGCATATGCCAAAAGCTGAGCCCCCAAGCAAACGCCGATTACCGGTATTTTTTTCTGCAAAGCAACCTGCAATAAACTGATCTCCTTAAGAAGCCATGGGTAATTATCATTATTCATATCTCGAAGGCCCATAGGACCTCCCAGTATTAATAAAACATCCTCTTCTAATAAGTCAGGGACTGCGTCTCCTAAATCTAATCGGCAAATAATCACATTCATCCCACGTTGAAGAGCCACTTTGGCAAACAATCCAGGTCCTTCTCTTCCCAAATGTTGAAGAACTACTAATCTGAACATCTAAAACAAATAAAACCAACTTAAAAGCTTCATTAGTAATCAATCATTTGTTGAAATTAAAAAAGAAAAAATTATCAAATCAAATGCTTTTTGAATGTTTCATGAACATTAACTAGACCAATTCTGGAAAAGGTCTACTACACTAACAATCAAGCCAAAAGCAATTACGGGAGGAGATACCCAACGAAGCATGAATTTGAGATATCTGCGTACCCTATGATTTGAATTACAACCTGCAAGATCTTCATCAAATCTATTCGGTACAACCCAACCTAAGAAAATAGACAACAAGAAGCCACCTAGAATTAGCAATACTCCTCCGAAAATGCTATCCATCTTTCCTAAAACATCCAAATTCAAAGCAGAAGGTATGCCAAGTACAAATAACAACCCTGTTGAAACAAAAACCGCCTTAGATCGCCCCCATCCTAATCGATCCATTATTGAAGAAACTGGCACTTCCAACAAAGAAATAGAAGAAGTAATAGCAGCAATATAGGCAAGAGCAAAAAACAAAATTGCTACTACTCTGCCAGTCAAACCAAGCGTTCCCAATCCAGTAGGCAATGAAATAAATAATGTTCCAACAGTCGAACCACTAATTACTTCCTTAAGTCCAAAACTCATTACGATTGGGAAAGTAATCATTCCTGCTAATAATCCAACCGCTGTATCAATAGAAGCAACTGAAACAGCTTCTTTTGGCAATTGATTCTTTTTATCCAAATAGGAGGAATAAGCCACCATGATTCCAATACCTAGACTTAAAGAAAAGAATGCTTGTGTAAATGCATTGCGAATAGTTGACGGGTTAAAGAATTGAGAGGCATCTAGCTTTAAAAGAAAAGTTCTATACCCTTCCCAAGTTCCTGACAAAGTAGCTGCCCAAAGAGCAAGTATCAAAAGCAACCCAAAAAGTATTGGCACACCCAATCTACTTAGCCGCTCAATTCCTCCTCGAACCCCAGCTGAGACGACAATAGCTGTAAGCAACAAACTTATAAGTTGACCTAAAAGGACACTACTTCCAGAGCTAATTGAACCAAAGAATGTTTCTGCTTCAGAAAGGTTCGAGGGCAATCCAAAGAAAATTGAATGTATGAGGGTATCTAAAGTCCATCCCATTAAGACTGCGTAATAAGAGCCTATTCCCAAAGGAGCAATAACAAACAGCCAGCCCATTGGACTCCATCGAGGTCCCGCAGCATTTACTGGTGCAAGCAAGGGACTACTTCCTGTGCTTCTTCCAAGAACCATTTCAGAAACAAGTACAGGAAGACAAACAACCAAAACAATCAAAATATAAAGGAGTAAGAATGCCGCACCACCTCCTTCAGAGGCTCTATAAGCAAAGCCCCAAAGATTACCTAATCCAACTGCACTGCCAGCAGCGGCAAGCACAAACCCCCATCTAGACCGCCATTGTTCTCGTAATGCCATGAAACCTTAAAAGGAGTAAATTTCAACTAAATCAATTATGAAAACTTCAAGCAATATCAACCATACATAGTTAGCTCTTGTAGGAATTAGCCTTAAATTCTTTCACTAATAAAAACTTTTGCAGACAATTTAAATATCAGAGTTTAAATGTATGAATTAATCCAGAGCAAAAAGCTTTAACCGAAAATAGAAAGACTCAAATCAGAATTTAATCCATGCAAATCAATATATTCCTGAAAAACATTGGAATCAAAAGCTTTTTGAGCAGCAGATCTTGATTCAAATTCCACAACAACCCCTAATTGACCTCCGTCCCATTCATTTAAATCAGATTTTTGACTAATGTCCTTTGCTATTACGATTCCTCCAACTGAAAGCAACCAAGGAATAACCGTTTGGATGTATTCAATAAATAAATCCGTGCTTTCAATACTTACCTGTTTAATCCAATAACCTTTTGACACGGAATGATTAAGAAAATTGGAAGAAGTATCGCATATCAAGTGCCCAAAGGACGAAATAAAGGATTTCTCAAGTCAAGAAATAAATTAACCCATAATGAATTAACCAATTTCATCTCCTTTATCAAAAGCCCCTAAACCATTGGCAGGAATAGGGAGATCACTAAAGATCGAATAATGGAGTGAAATCAAAAAACCATAACTTCAAATTCCTGATATCATTTCAATAGTTTCAAAAGGGAGGTGATCCATTGTCGTATCAACCATACGGTCAGGAGTCAATAGCGATTAAAAAGTTCCAAGCTAATTTGGCTCCTGCTTTTTTAATGCAATCTGAAAAATAAAAATTAAAGTTTCCGCCTTGCACTCATAAGGTTTTTGAGTTTTACTTTATACAGTTGAGACGTTGCCTTCGGAATAGTTAGCCGAAGGTATTTTTTTGGATAATTATAATGATTCGGATTTTTATTAAATTATAAAAGCGACTTTTATTCTTCAAAGAAGGATAAAAAGTTAATCAGGGCAATTGATTGCAACTATATTTAGTAATATTTTATACAGTTAATCAAAATACAAATAGCCATGAAGACTTAAATTGGTCTTGTTGGAAAAGAACAAGTCCTCTTAAGGCATATTTCCTAAGAGCCCTAATTAGTCACACCTCAAAGGCTTCCCTTCTTCTAAGAGCTTGAGCAACCTTCCCTGCAACAAATGGAATATGAACAGAATATTTCTTTAGTTGAATGCGTTCTTCTAGGCTTACCGTTTGGCCAGTCGCTAAACGATCAATAATCTCCTCAAGTCGAAGACGCGTTTCAGTTGAAAGCATGCGAATTGACATTGGTTGATACAAATTTAGTTAATGATAATTAATTTATGAAGTTTGGGAAGGAGCAAAAGCCAAAAAATCATCCTGAATAGATCACTGGAAAACCTTGCAAAAATCAGGAGCCAAGAACAACTATGCAAAGATTCAAAAAGTTTGCAGAAAATAGCTTTAACATCTAAATAAGTCTTATTAAATCAATGGCCGACAAAAAAGGGAAAGAATTAGCAACCGTTTCCGTTTACCTCAACACAGGTATAGCTGCTGGTCTTTTTGGAATAGGCTTTATTGTAGCTGCTCTTGTATTTGGGGTTACTATACTCATTATCAATTAAGGTCATTATTGAAAATTAATATCTTGAGAATACCCTCAAGGCCAAAATTGTCCTAGAGGCTTTTCTTGCTATCAGACATACTCATTTCTTTTATGCAACGAAGAATTGAGTATTTCTTTCAGGTGGTTTTATTGAAATAAATAGCGAAGCTAAAATATGAACTACTATTTACTAATCCTCGCTATTTCTCAAGCATGGAAACCTTCTGAAGGTTTAATCAAATTTGTTTTTGTTATTGGTGCTTTCCTCATAGCAGGTGTTGCACTTTCAATATTTACCTTCTATGAGGACTGCTATTGGGGAGATGCTCCATACAGAGAATATTTAAAGCACGGAAAAAAGTCATCTTCATAGATTTAAAGATGCTCACTTGATATCTAGCAAAAAGTTTTATAAATTAATTTCAAGTAAAATCTACTTAATCTTATAAGTAAGCATAATTTTCTAATGAAAACAGAAGAAATTTCATGGGAAGCTGAACTGGATTTAGATGCTGTTAATTTCTCAGTAAACCAAGCGCTGAACACTAAAAAGCTTTTTAGATATCAATTTAAAGAATCAAATAGTTTGGTCAACATCCTTGAAAATGAAGTATGTAAATATGTGCAAAGTGATTTTGCACTTGGTGTTTCATCAGCAACTAATGCTATTTTCTTGGCCCTAAAAGCAGTCGGTGTCAAGTCCAATTCAAAAGTTCTAATCCCAGCTTTTACTTTTACTGCAGTTCCCAGTGCTGTTTTGCAGTGTGGCGCAGAGCCTATTCTCGTAGACATTAACGATAATTATGTAATTGATCTAAAGGACTTAGAGTTAAAGATTATCTCTACGGAGGCTAAATACCTCTTGCTATCGCACATGAGGGGACACTTGTGTGATATGGACAAAGTAGTAAGTATCTGCAGAAAGTATTCAATTATTCTTATTGAAGATGCTGCTCATGCTTTAGGAGTTAAATGGAAGGGGAAGCATGCAGGGACATTTGGTGTAGCAGGAGTTTATTCTCTACAATCTTATAAATTGATCAATGCTGGAGAAGGTGGAGTACTAGTTACTAATGATCCTGAGGTTTTCTGGAAATCAGTATTTATGTCTGGATCTTATGAAAAGAATTATCTATTGCATTCCTCAAATCAAACTGATATTGCTGAAAAATATATCAACCAGTTACCAATATTTAATGTAAGAATGAATAACTTGACTGCTGCCATAGCCATTCCACAAATCCATAATATTGAATCCACTATTGATAAAATAAATGAAAACTATATAAGGTTTTCTGAAATACTAGATAGCAATAAAATCATTTGCTTTCCACAAGAGTCAAGCCTAATAAGAGCAGTGAGAGACTCAGCACAAATACGTATAAAATTAAATGAGAGTCTTCGACTGAAATTAAAATCAGAGCTAAATAATTCAAATATCCCAATCAGTTATTTTGGCGGTAAAAATAATACCAATGCACGTTTATATGAAAACTGGAAGTTTCTAGATATAAGTAATGCTGTACTCCCTAATACTAAAAGAAATTTAGAAGAAGTATTCGATCTTCGATTACCTACTCATTTCACAATCACTACAATTGAGAACATCGCAAGAGTCTTCTTAAAAGTATTAAAAAAGGTAGAATCCAATAGCTGAATCTTGGGATCTTAATTCAATAAAATCCCAGGATGGCAAATAATTATATTTATAATGAGAAATATAAAAGAAACAAATGTAATTTAATCAAAGAAAAGAATTTGAAGTAAATTGAATATTAATTAGGTTCACAAGTCTTTTTTTGATCCAGACTTTGTGATCAGGCAGCTCAATCTTGAAATGCTCTTAAGCCAGCACAAAACGCTAAGGAATTTCATTCAAGCTATCTTCACACAGCATTATTTCATTGAGGAACTTTAATTTGAACACATCAAGCCGCTGGTCAAACTTGTTTCACTTCTTCAAAGCTAAGACAAAAAGCATATATCTCAAAGCTTTTGGAGAAGCTAAGCCTAAAAACCCAATAAAGGATTGGGAACAAAAGGTTTTAGAGAGAAGATTGAAAACTAAGGAAGCTAAAGAAGCTTGGGAAGAAAAAAGAAGAGCTGCTTCTCTCCTTATAGACGAAGCTCCTGTGCCTATACAAAATCAAGAAACCCTTGGAATTAAAGACCTAGAATAAGGATAGGGTACGACTCAGTACATTTAGTTATCTATATGCATTAATAAGAGAAGAAAGCTCAACTACAGACCCAATAGCGAAGAGGGTTTAAGTGAAGAATCCAAATATCCAAATAGCTGCAGCAACTAATACACTTATCATATATAGATAAGCAATTAAATTTCCCCAACTTTCTTTGTTCATAATTCCTGCTGATTTTAAGAACAATAATTCAGGATATAGCTCAAGACAATAAAAGCATCTAATAATGCTGTAACACTACAGATAAAAACTATTGGTGAAAAGCTTATAGCAATATTCATCAAGAAGTAAAATCCAACGTAAGATAAAGAAAGTTCTATAAATTATAACTATGTATTGGTTTGCTACTAAGGGTCTTTTTGGCATATCCCCTACAACTGATCAACTCATAGTTGTCAACTTGGCCGCCATACTGATAGCCACAACTTTCAATGCCCCTCAGAAAGTGATCAAGTGGGGAGGTCTAATCGTTGCAGCAACTACTACTACATGTGCAATATGGTGTGGTCACTAATTTAATAACCTTCGCGCTATGAGAATGAAAGCGAATATTAAAAAACTTCCTTCATTCAAGATATTTGCAATCTTATTGAACAGATGACCTGTCTATGGCTGTTTTGAATGTAAATTTCTTATATAAGTGACAAAGATTAAGTTAAATATTCTCTTCCTCTACATCAATCTCTGAAAAGACTGAAAAAGGGAGCAGCTGAATATCCGCGTAAATTCAATAAGACCGAAGTATCTTCGTAATTTCCTTGTCTTTGATCATAGAGGTAGCAGCTTTTGATCTTCTTTTTGCATCAATTAGAGCAAAGAGTTATTGAATTTCTGTATTTTTCTTTATTCCTTGTGCCTTCCGGTTTTGATCAATTCCACTAAAACCGATGGCAAAAAAAATAAAATAAATCCCCAAAGTCAACAAAACTACCGCTAATAAAATTGAAAAGGGATTCATTAATCTTTGCTAACAAAGAAATCTTAATCGATTTTGCTAAGGATCGATGAAAATAAAAAGCCAGCGAACTAAAAAGCTCACTGGCAATAAATTGATTAGAAAAACTCTAAAGCTTTTAACCGTCGCCTTCAGGAACTAAACGAAATCCTTTGCGACCCATTTTGATTTCAAAGTTATCGCCAGGCTTAAGATCTAAAAGAGCTGTGTAGGCTTTGCCGATCAATAGATTTCCATTACCTTGAACAGTTGCTACATAACTAAGCTTCCTTCCACCTTTACCAATACCTCCTGCGCTTTCAGATGCAAGATTTACACCTTTAGCTTCAAGAAGAGCTTCGTAAAATGCTGTGAAGTTAAGACGTTCGCCACCGCCTTTCTTTGTGGATACATATCCACATGCCTTGACTAGATCAGATTTTGATACATCACCTAAGTCCTTGACTTTGGCTAACAAATCCTTACCCGTGAGCATAATAAATAATTAGAGTGTCTTTTCATAATAACTTATATATAAGAAAGAGACAATATTTATATTAGTTTTGCCACTAAAGGAATGTATAAACTGTCATATACCGGTCGCTGCTTTTATCGCAATCTCAGGAAGAAGTTAACTTCAGACAAACGAAAAGAGACCTATCATTCAAGGACTGAGTGATCAGGAAACCAATGATTTCAATCCAAACTTTTTCCTCATTTGCCTATTATTATTAACAGCTTCAATTCTCCACCTCCCTGCTTGCTAAGTCAGTCAACTTAAGAAGAGACTTGCAACAAGTAATTCGAAATTTGATCGCCTATTTGTTTCGAGCAATGCGCTTGTGCGGTCTCAGTATTAGTCAAGTCAGTATCTTCTTACAATTTAGTAATTCTCAAATAAAATTCCAATTTGTTCAAAAGCAATTCGATTTTTAAAGTTCCAATAGCATAAAGCCTATTTGCAAATTAATTGCCACCTGCTCATAGAGCTTACCCAAGAAGGGCAAAAATCAGTTACTGACTGAGCTTTCAATCAATTAGTTAATGAAACTAACTAAGTTCTTTTAGAATTATTCAAGCCAATGATAGTTAAAGGTCTATGAGAATGAAATAAAAAATCTAATTCATTTGACCTTTTATTAAGATTGCTGAATAAAGAAGAGACTCAAGCGTTGGCAAATAAATTGAGATTTAAGGATTCCCTTAATTGATGATTTCCAAGTTTTCCGGTTTTCTGCATAAGATCAAATTATTGGAAGAATGTTCATAAAGTTCTCTTAATCAAAAGCTTTCTCTGCCACCTGAAAACTCAATTGAGACAAAAGAGCAACTTAAGCATTGTAGCGATAGATACAATTTATAAAGAGAATGCGGCCGCCTGGTTATGCACCTAAAAATAAGTATGTCTCAGAGAAGAGTCAATTCACTGTATCGAATAACAGAATCTTGCTCAAAATCTCAAGAGTCTTTTAGTTTTGATAGTAATGAATTAACTTCGACTGCTTGGAAATATATAAAGGATGGCAAGGATGACCTTCTTTAGTAAGACCAATTACGTAAGGTGTTTTTGAATCATAATCTCTTATCTTCTTTAAAACTTGATTATTTCTATTCATGAGTTTCCCATTCACTCCCCAGCCAATCCATAAATCGCATAAATGATTGTTTGACCAATGTCTTAGGTTTTTATTTATTTCAAAATCATTCCTTGGCCCAATAGGATCATGGCAATATTTAAGTATTTTTGGCTTTTTGGATATCTTTGCAAATAAATTAATAACCGTAAGAGATCCATATCCCCATAAATCTGCAAATCCTACAATTCTCCTAATTGTAGGATCATTCTCAGAAGAATTTGCCATTGAGGGATTTAAACCAACGAAAATTAGTTCTTTTTTTGAATTATTTAGAAATCTAGTCAGTCTCCACCTATAAATTCCACAAGAACTAAATGAAGCATCTGATCTCATTCTTAAAATACCCTAATTAATAATCAAGCTTCTCTCTCTGATAAAGAAGAGCTTGCACTCATGTACCTGAAAGACTTAAGCTGCTCCAACTGTACTATTAATGAGAGAGAGACTTCTTATCATCAATTTTAAGCTTATAATAAAAAGGTAAATCAATAAGTAAAAACTACTCTTAGCCAATCATTCGCTAAGTTCGATAGAAAAGACTATTAACATCAAACAATCAAGTGCCCAAAATTAAAGGTGATAACGCTAAGAAAAAGTAATTTGTATTAATTGTTTTTTAGAAAACTTGAGGTTATCTTTTATATATATATTAATCTTGTGTTGAAAGATCCTTGAAAATGCAACAAAATCAAGATCAGAGTTTGACTAAGCAGAAAAGTTCATTTAAACAAAACTTACTCAACTTCTTCAAAAGTAAAAAGGCAGATTTAAATAGCAAAGCAACTTTAGAGCCTATAACTGAAGAAAAAAAAGAAATCCCTGATTGGGATAAGAAAGTACTTGAAAGGACTCTAAAGACTAAACAAGCAAAGAAAGCTTGGGAAGAAAAGAAAATAGTTTCAGCTCTAGAGGCTTCCCAAGAATTACAAGCTGCCCAAGAACTTAAAGCTTCCCAAGAATTACAAGCTGCCCAAGAACTTAAAGCTTCCAAAGAATTACAAGCTGCCCAAGAACTTCAAGCTGCCCAAGAATTACAAGCTGCCCAAGAACTTCAAGCTGCCCAAGAACTTCAAGCTGCCCAAGAACTTAAAGCTGCCCAAGAATTACAAGCTGCCCAAGAACTTAAAGCTGCCCAAGAATTACAAGCTGCCCAAGAATTACAAGCTGCCCAAGAACTTCAAGCTGCCCAAGAATTACAAGCTGCCCAAGAACTTAAAGCTGCCCAAGAACTTAAAGCTGCCCAAGAACTTAAAGCTGCCCAAGAACTTAAAGCTGCCCAAGAACTTAAAGCTGCCCAAGAACTTCAAGCTGCCCAAGAACTTAAAGCTGCCCAAGAACTTCAAGCTGCCCAAGAACTTAAAGCTGCCCAAGAACTTAAAGCACTTTCTAAGCATGCAATGAGTTCATCGCTAGAAACATTGATAACTTCCGGGAGCCAAATAATCAATAAAGTATTTAAAAAGAACAAGTAATCGCCTACTATAAATAAATTATAAATTTCATTCTTTGTTTGAACAGTCAACGTCAATAAGGTATTAGAAGAAAATCAATATTTAACCTCAACAAAAAGGCTTTCCAATTAAAATCAAAAATATTTTCATAATAACGCCAAATTTTAATGACCCTATAAAATTGAATATTATTCTAAGCAAGCAAATTATCGGGCCAACTCCAGGTAAATATATAGAGAATAACTCTGGGACAAAGCATGTATATTTTCTAGAATTAAAAAGCAGGGCCTCCAATTAGTCTTTTATTGACTAGAAAAGGCCTTTTTTAGGCTTGTCTTTATATGGTTGTTCGCCTGATTCAGGAGGCAAGTTTGTGCTTTTTTCCGAAACCATAGCTTCTCCCATTGCTCCCATTGCCTTTTTAATCCATGATTTGATTCGGACAGTTAAAGATTCAGGCATGCTTTAAGACTCCAATACTTACTAAGAATAGTATTTATTTTATTGAGTCATAATAACTAATTTATAATTCATAATAAAAGCAGATTTGCAAAGACTATTGAAAGGTGTTGATAAATATGGTAAAAATTTTCTTCATTTAAATTTTATGATTTGACCTTAATGAATCCTTTAATTTAAGTTAATTATCGCTCTAGAAGGTGATTAAAATATTAATAGCTAAAACTCCTTTACAAATGAGTGGCGGGTGTAAAATCAAATTCATCTTGCTCCCTTTCAGCTCTTCTAAAGTAAGAATTAAAGTGCTATGGCTCGCAAGAAAGATCGCCTAAAAATAAATAAAGCTGGGCCTTTTTTTGTGGATTCTAGCTGTATAGATTGTGGAAGCTGCGTGCATATAGACCCCGAGCACTTTGGACAAACTGGCAATAGTTCTTATGTTCATACACAGCCAAGTAGTCAAAAAGAAATTAATCAAGCGCTTTTAGCTTTAGTCGATTGTCCTGTAGCAGCAATAGGAGCACCCAAAAGATTAACCTCCCAAATTTCTAATGATATTTTCCCAATTATGGTTACCAAACATTCCTCAGGAGAGGTGTATTACTGCGGATGGAGTTCCAAGCTTAGTTTTGGAGCTAGTAGCTGGCTAATTCGCAGCTCTGAAGGTAATGTTCTGATTGACTCGCCACGCTGGAGTGCTCTACTTGCAAGAAAAATCGAAGAGATGGGAGGCATAAGCAAAATGGTTCTAACTCATCGAGATGATGTGGCAGATCATTCGAAATGGGCTAAAGCCTTTAATTGTGAAAGATTCATTCATAAAGAAGATGCAGATGCAG is a window of Prochlorococcus marinus subsp. marinus str. CCMP1375 DNA encoding:
- a CDS encoding chlorophyll a/b binding light-harvesting protein gives rise to the protein MQTYGNPDPTYGWWVGNSVVTNKSSRFIGSHVAHTGLIAFTAGANTLWELARFNPDIPMGHQGMVSIPHLASLGIGFDQAGAWTGQDVAFVGIFHLICSFVYALAGLLHSVIFSEDTQNSSGLFADGRPEHRQAARFKLEWDNPDNQTFILGHHLVFFGVANIWFVEWARVHGIYDPAIEAIRQVNYNLDLTQIWNHQFDFIQIDSLEDVMGGHAFLAFFQIGGGAFHIATKQIGTYTNFKGAGLLSAEAVLSWSLAGIGWMAIIAAFWCATNTTVYPEAWYGETLQLKFGISPYWIDTGNMDGVVTGHTSRAWLSNVHYYLGFFFIQGHLWHAIRAMGFDFRKVTSAVANLDNSRITLSD
- a CDS encoding type 1 glutamine amidotransferase gives rise to the protein MFRLVVLQHLGREGPGLFAKVALQRGMNVIICRLDLGDAVPDLLEEDVLLILGGPMGLRDMNNDNYPWLLKEISLLQVALQKKIPVIGVCLGAQLLAYAAGGKVERLTLGKNKKEGLEVGWGSIYFINANNPFNFSGDLRPKVLHWHGDRIILPEGAQLIASSDICAEQFFCIPPCSYGIQFHVEIEEHIFSQWISEDKEFIQKAFGDKASTILKQQQKKFGAQTLNHRINFIDKLYEVLEL
- a CDS encoding sodium-dependent transporter — translated: MALREQWRSRWGFVLAAAGSAVGLGNLWGFAYRASEGGGAAFLLLYILIVLVVCLPVLVSEMVLGRSTGSSPLLAPVNAAGPRWSPMGWLFVIAPLGIGSYYAVLMGWTLDTLIHSIFFGLPSNLSEAETFFGSISSGSSVLLGQLISLLLTAIVVSAGVRGGIERLSRLGVPILFGLLLILALWAATLSGTWEGYRTFLLKLDASQFFNPSTIRNAFTQAFFSLSLGIGIMVAYSSYLDKKNQLPKEAVSVASIDTAVGLLAGMITFPIVMSFGLKEVISGSTVGTLFISLPTGLGTLGLTGRVVAILFFALAYIAAITSSISLLEVPVSSIMDRLGWGRSKAVFVSTGLLFVLGIPSALNLDVLGKMDSIFGGVLLILGGFLLSIFLGWVVPNRFDEDLAGCNSNHRVRRYLKFMLRWVSPPVIAFGLIVSVVDLFQNWSS
- a CDS encoding DUF1330 domain-containing protein, which encodes MSKGYWIKQVSIESTDLFIEYIQTVIPWLLSVGGIVIAKDISQKSDLNEWDGGQLGVVVEFESRSAAQKAFDSNVFQEYIDLHGLNSDLSLSIFG
- a CDS encoding DegT/DnrJ/EryC1/StrS family aminotransferase; amino-acid sequence: MKTEEISWEAELDLDAVNFSVNQALNTKKLFRYQFKESNSLVNILENEVCKYVQSDFALGVSSATNAIFLALKAVGVKSNSKVLIPAFTFTAVPSAVLQCGAEPILVDINDNYVIDLKDLELKIISTEAKYLLLSHMRGHLCDMDKVVSICRKYSIILIEDAAHALGVKWKGKHAGTFGVAGVYSLQSYKLINAGEGGVLVTNDPEVFWKSVFMSGSYEKNYLLHSSNQTDIAEKYINQLPIFNVRMNNLTAAIAIPQIHNIESTIDKINENYIRFSEILDSNKIICFPQESSLIRAVRDSAQIRIKLNESLRLKLKSELNNSNIPISYFGGKNNTNARLYENWKFLDISNAVLPNTKRNLEEVFDLRLPTHFTITTIENIARVFLKVLKKVESNS
- a CDS encoding AbrB family transcriptional regulator — encoded protein: MLTGKDLLAKVKDLGDVSKSDLVKACGYVSTKKGGGERLNFTAFYEALLEAKGVNLASESAGGIGKGGRKLSYVATVQGNGNLLIGKAYTALLDLKPGDNFEIKMGRKGFRLVPEGDG
- a CDS encoding DUF1643 domain-containing protein, producing the protein MRSDASFSSCGIYRWRLTRFLNNSKKELIFVGLNPSMANSSENDPTIRRIVGFADLWGYGSLTVINLFAKISKKPKILKYCHDPIGPRNDFEINKNLRHWSNNHLCDLWIGWGVNGKLMNRNNQVLKKIRDYDSKTPYVIGLTKEGHPCHPLYISKQSKLIHYYQN
- a CDS encoding MBL fold metallo-hydrolase, with protein sequence MARKKDRLKINKAGPFFVDSSCIDCGSCVHIDPEHFGQTGNSSYVHTQPSSQKEINQALLALVDCPVAAIGAPKRLTSQISNDIFPIMVTKHSSGEVYYCGWSSKLSFGASSWLIRSSEGNVLIDSPRWSALLARKIEEMGGISKMVLTHRDDVADHSKWAKAFNCERFIHKEDADAAPEAEHLLTGMNVIPISKNLKLIPTPGHTAGSLVALLGNKQQILFSGDHLWWNPSKKVMIASKDYCWWNWSEQLKSVKKLLDLDIEWLLPGHGHAHRFKKGEWEIALSQTLMHAESSEDSLSY